Proteins from a genomic interval of Ferrovibrio terrae:
- the fliP gene encoding flagellar type III secretion system pore protein FliP (The bacterial flagellar biogenesis protein FliP forms a type III secretion system (T3SS)-type pore required for flagellar assembly.) codes for MRKIARQKLAALWADCRRALPWSLGLGLVAILMMVPAALAQSVNIDLGQGGTISGRVIQLVALTTVLALAPSILVVITSFVRIVVVLSILRSAMGTQSTPPNTVLMSLALFLTFFIMQPYLERAYNDGIQPLIEEQIDERTAFDRSIAPFHEFMRSHVREKDLALFSGFANAPIPASAEQIQLRVLIPSFIISELKRAFEIGFLLFIPFIVVDMVVASVLMSMGMMMLPPVMISLPFKLIFFVLVDGWNLVCAALVESFIAR; via the coding sequence ATGCGCAAGATTGCCCGCCAGAAACTTGCCGCCCTGTGGGCGGATTGCCGGCGCGCCCTGCCCTGGTCGCTCGGCCTCGGCCTGGTGGCGATACTGATGATGGTGCCGGCGGCGCTGGCACAGTCGGTGAATATCGACCTTGGCCAGGGCGGCACGATCAGTGGCCGCGTGATCCAGCTGGTCGCGCTGACCACGGTGCTGGCGCTGGCGCCGTCGATCCTCGTCGTCATCACCAGCTTTGTCCGCATCGTGGTGGTGCTGTCGATCCTGCGCAGCGCCATGGGCACGCAGAGCACGCCGCCCAACACCGTGCTGATGAGCCTGGCGCTGTTCCTCACCTTCTTCATCATGCAGCCCTATCTGGAGCGCGCCTATAACGACGGCATACAGCCGCTGATCGAGGAGCAGATCGACGAGCGCACCGCCTTCGACCGTTCGATCGCGCCGTTCCATGAGTTCATGCGAAGCCATGTGCGCGAGAAGGACCTGGCGCTGTTCAGCGGCTTTGCCAACGCCCCGATTCCGGCTTCGGCCGAGCAGATCCAGCTGCGTGTGCTGATCCCCTCCTTCATCATCAGCGAGCTCAAGCGCGCCTTCGAGATCGGCTTCCTGCTGTTCATCCCCTTCATCGTGGTCGATATGGTGGTGGCCAGCGTGCTGATGTCGATGGGCATGATGATGCTGCCGCCAGTGATGATCTCACTGCCGTTCAAGCTGATCTTCTTCGTATTGGTGGACGGCTGGAACCTGGTCTGCGCCGCGCTGGTCGAGAGTTTCATTGCGCGCTGA
- a CDS encoding flagellar biosynthetic protein FliO: protein MDNINFTQVALAFGALLLLLALFYYGARALSGATSRGAKWRAGQRIGVVENAPVDGTRRLVLVRRDDTEHLLLVGTHGDLVIESNIPITKNGSGETTAAAAARRPSSSVATEDSGGWPTLRVPGRDKPGQDR from the coding sequence ATGGACAACATCAACTTCACTCAAGTCGCTCTCGCCTTTGGCGCCCTGCTGCTGCTGCTGGCGCTGTTCTATTACGGCGCGCGCGCGCTGTCCGGCGCCACCTCGCGCGGCGCCAAATGGCGTGCGGGCCAACGCATCGGCGTGGTCGAGAACGCGCCGGTCGATGGCACGCGCCGGCTGGTGCTGGTGCGCCGCGACGATACCGAACATTTGCTGCTGGTCGGCACGCATGGCGATCTGGTGATCGAGAGCAATATTCCAATCACGAAAAATGGCAGTGGCGAGACGACGGCGGCTGCCGCAGCCCGTCGCCCGTCCTCCTCCGTGGCAACGGAAGACTCCGGCGGCTGGCCTACGCTGCGCGTTCCGGGCCGCGACAAACCCGGACAGGACCGTTGA
- the fliE gene encoding flagellar hook-basal body complex protein FliE — translation MADLRIADTLGLGKVLGGADAGKIKGDGGTAFGEMLSEALQSTVDAQKTAEATSVKAVNGKADVTDVVTAVTNAEVALDTVVAVRDRVINAYQEIMRMPI, via the coding sequence ATGGCTGATTTACGCATTGCCGATACACTGGGCCTGGGCAAGGTCCTGGGTGGCGCCGATGCCGGGAAGATCAAGGGCGACGGCGGCACCGCTTTCGGCGAGATGCTGAGCGAAGCGCTGCAGAGCACGGTCGATGCCCAGAAGACGGCCGAGGCAACCTCGGTCAAGGCGGTCAACGGCAAGGCTGACGTAACGGACGTGGTGACGGCCGTGACCAATGCCGAAGTCGCGCTGGATACGGTGGTGGCCGTCCGCGACCGCGTGATCAACGCCTATCAGGAAATCATGCGCATGCCGATCTGA
- a CDS encoding EscU/YscU/HrcU family type III secretion system export apparatus switch protein: MADKPPQNTGKPPKQKAVALRYETEHEEAPRVVASGEGFIAEQIVRIALDNGITVHKDSDLVEILSKLDIDALIPIEAFAAVAEILSYIYRTQGREPGS; the protein is encoded by the coding sequence TTGGCCGACAAACCACCACAAAATACTGGAAAACCGCCAAAACAGAAGGCGGTCGCGCTCCGTTACGAGACCGAGCATGAGGAGGCTCCCCGTGTGGTGGCCTCCGGAGAAGGGTTTATTGCCGAGCAGATCGTCAGAATCGCCCTCGATAACGGTATTACCGTCCACAAGGATTCCGACCTGGTCGAAATTCTCTCAAAGCTGGATATCGATGCCCTGATTCCGATCGAGGCCTTCGCCGCGGTGGCGGAAATCCTCAGCTATATCTATCGCACCCAGGGCCGCGAACCCGGTAGCTGA
- a CDS encoding hybrid sensor histidine kinase/response regulator, whose amino-acid sequence MALSFASLIGSPRRRAAWMLAEASPFARAITRGHQLLADNTAYRVLAARLGNEGGHAPDVLLGREIGNAEIIARLQSLLPLGRAVQEDIAIHTATGVVSLRVTAMQAPGSVSGGRNWVIWDIQEVADNAAALVAVRQQRDELAAFIDNAPVGLYSVAPDGRFLFANRTFAAWLGGVPEQLVGSDLLLSDVLSHGEARENETMTPDWPGGEAKLRPLPAEDTEPDHPARLRLVSVSQTVVPDVDGNPLRYSAVVHDLGLELRQRGTLRPVEAEFRRFFDQAPIGILVLDSAGTIREANAAFAQLCGRDDWLGQRLAAMVREEDALALARHLVALRRGEIFSRALEVRLDGPRERVVEVFAASSAEREDGQSAQLVYLVDTTDQRSLQTQFHQSQKMQAVGQLAGGIAHDFNNLLTAMIGFCDLLLQRHQPGDQSFADIMQIKQNASRAANLVRQLLAFSRQQTLVPKVLDITDVLADLRNLIGRLIGETITLKMVHGRDLGLVKVDQGQLEQVIINLAVNARDAMADGGELKIRTLNHSVAQPTQLGAEIIPAGDYVAIEVTDTGHGIAPENMAKIFDPFFTTKAVGAGTGLGLSTVYGIIKQTGGFIHVESEPGEGACFRLYLPRHRPNAEELPAGREDARPDSRDLTGQGLVLLVEDEDAVRAFAARALRNKGYTVIEAASGEQALALPPEQLDRVELLISDVVMPNLDGPTLAAQLRSRRPDLKILFISGYAEDSLRNNMAKSADVNFLPKPFSLAQLAGKVKEVMDGTA is encoded by the coding sequence ATGGCGCTGAGCTTCGCCTCGCTGATCGGATCGCCGCGCCGTCGCGCCGCCTGGATGCTGGCCGAGGCGAGCCCCTTTGCGCGCGCCATCACCCGCGGCCACCAGCTGCTTGCGGACAACACGGCCTATCGCGTGCTGGCCGCGCGGCTGGGCAACGAAGGCGGCCATGCTCCGGATGTGCTGCTGGGCCGCGAGATCGGCAACGCCGAGATCATCGCGCGGCTGCAAAGCCTGTTGCCGCTCGGCAGGGCCGTGCAGGAAGACATCGCCATCCATACCGCGACCGGCGTGGTCTCGCTGCGAGTCACCGCGATGCAGGCGCCGGGATCGGTGTCGGGCGGCCGCAACTGGGTGATCTGGGATATCCAGGAAGTGGCCGACAATGCCGCTGCTTTGGTGGCCGTGCGTCAGCAGCGCGACGAACTCGCGGCCTTCATCGACAATGCGCCGGTCGGCCTCTATTCGGTGGCGCCGGATGGCCGCTTCCTGTTTGCCAACCGCACCTTTGCGGCCTGGCTCGGCGGCGTGCCGGAACAGCTGGTCGGCAGCGACCTGCTGCTGTCCGATGTGCTGAGCCACGGCGAGGCGCGCGAGAACGAGACCATGACGCCCGACTGGCCGGGCGGCGAGGCGAAGCTGCGGCCACTGCCGGCCGAAGACACCGAACCGGATCATCCCGCACGGCTGCGGCTGGTCAGCGTCAGCCAGACCGTGGTGCCCGATGTCGATGGCAATCCGCTGCGCTACAGCGCGGTGGTGCATGATCTTGGGCTCGAGTTGCGCCAGCGCGGCACGCTGCGTCCGGTGGAAGCCGAGTTCCGCCGCTTCTTCGACCAGGCGCCGATCGGCATTCTGGTGCTGGATTCCGCCGGCACGATCCGTGAAGCCAATGCCGCCTTCGCCCAGCTCTGCGGCCGCGACGACTGGCTCGGCCAGCGGCTTGCCGCGATGGTGCGCGAGGAAGATGCGCTGGCGCTGGCGCGTCATCTGGTGGCGCTGCGGCGCGGCGAGATCTTCAGCCGTGCGCTGGAAGTGCGGCTTGACGGCCCGCGCGAGCGCGTCGTCGAGGTCTTTGCCGCGTCTTCGGCCGAACGCGAGGATGGCCAGTCGGCGCAACTGGTCTATCTGGTCGACACCACGGACCAGCGCAGCCTGCAGACCCAGTTCCATCAGAGCCAGAAGATGCAGGCGGTCGGCCAGCTCGCCGGCGGCATCGCGCATGACTTCAACAATCTGCTCACCGCGATGATCGGTTTCTGCGACCTGCTGCTGCAACGGCACCAGCCGGGCGACCAGTCGTTTGCCGACATCATGCAGATCAAGCAGAATGCCAGCCGCGCCGCCAATCTGGTGCGCCAGCTGCTGGCCTTCTCGCGCCAGCAGACGCTGGTGCCCAAGGTGCTCGACATCACGGATGTGCTGGCGGACCTGCGCAACCTGATCGGCCGCCTGATCGGCGAGACCATCACGCTGAAAATGGTGCATGGCCGTGACCTTGGCCTGGTCAAGGTCGATCAGGGTCAGCTCGAGCAGGTGATCATCAATCTGGCGGTGAATGCGCGTGACGCCATGGCCGATGGCGGCGAACTGAAAATCCGCACGCTCAATCATTCGGTCGCGCAGCCGACCCAGCTGGGCGCCGAAATCATTCCAGCCGGCGACTATGTGGCGATCGAGGTGACCGATACCGGCCACGGCATCGCACCGGAAAACATGGCCAAGATTTTCGATCCCTTCTTCACCACCAAGGCTGTTGGTGCCGGTACCGGACTGGGGCTCTCGACCGTCTACGGCATCATCAAGCAGACCGGCGGTTTCATCCATGTCGAGAGCGAGCCGGGCGAGGGCGCCTGTTTCCGCCTCTACCTGCCGCGCCACCGTCCGAACGCCGAGGAGCTTCCCGCCGGCCGCGAAGATGCCCGGCCCGACAGCCGCGACCTGACCGGCCAGGGCCTGGTGCTGCTGGTGGAAGATGAGGATGCCGTGCGTGCTTTCGCCGCCCGGGCGCTGCGCAACAAGGGCTATACAGTCATCGAGGCAGCATCGGGCGAGCAGGCGCTCGCCTTGCCACCCGAGCAGCTCGACCGGGTCGAACTGCTGATCTCCGACGTCGTGATGCCCAATCTGGACGGTCCGACCCTGGCCGCCCAGTTGCGCAGCCGCCGGCCCGACCTGAAAATCCTGTTTATCTCCGGTTACGCCGAAGACAGCTTGCGCAACAATATGGCGAAATCGGCCGATGTGAACTTCCTGCCCAAGCCATTCTCGCTCGCCCAGCTGGCCGGCAAAGTGAAGGAAGTCATGGACGGGACTGCCTGA
- a CDS encoding flagellar biosynthetic protein FliR produces the protein MLQDIVAGNVYAFLLIFSRLGSTMMALPGVGENSVPARFRLTIALLISGLVVPVIGPTLPPLPAQPIHVAFLVITEIGFGLALGIMIRLLMSAMHVAGTVIALQAGLASAMLFDPAQGGQSVVVSSALVFMGIVLVFVTDLHLLGLQAAFDSYTMFPPMQAPAFGDFATTATRMVSEGFALGMRMAAPFIVYGIVFNVALGLLNRLMPSLQIFFIMQAPQIAFSLVVLGLSLGAIGLAFTGHLEEHIAQFLVKR, from the coding sequence GTGCTGCAGGACATTGTCGCCGGCAACGTCTATGCCTTCCTGCTGATCTTCAGCCGCCTGGGCTCGACCATGATGGCGCTGCCCGGCGTCGGCGAGAATTCGGTCCCCGCGCGTTTCCGCCTCACCATCGCGCTGCTGATCTCCGGACTGGTCGTGCCCGTGATCGGCCCGACATTGCCGCCGCTGCCGGCGCAGCCGATTCATGTCGCATTCCTGGTCATCACCGAGATCGGTTTCGGCCTCGCACTGGGCATCATGATCCGGCTGCTGATGTCGGCCATGCATGTGGCGGGCACGGTGATCGCCCTGCAGGCCGGCCTGGCCTCGGCCATGCTGTTCGATCCCGCCCAGGGCGGCCAGAGCGTGGTGGTGTCCAGCGCCCTGGTCTTCATGGGCATCGTGCTGGTCTTCGTCACCGACCTGCACCTGCTGGGCTTACAGGCCGCTTTCGACAGCTATACGATGTTTCCGCCGATGCAGGCGCCGGCCTTCGGCGATTTCGCCACCACGGCGACACGGATGGTCAGCGAGGGCTTCGCGCTCGGCATGCGGATGGCCGCGCCGTTCATCGTCTACGGCATCGTGTTCAACGTGGCGCTCGGCCTGCTCAACCGCCTGATGCCGTCGCTGCAGATTTTCTTCATCATGCAGGCGCCGCAGATCGCGTTTTCGCTGGTGGTGCTCGGGCTGTCGCTCGGCGCCATCGGTCTGGCATTCACGGGGCATCTCGAGGAACACATCGCCCAGTTCCTCGTGAAGCGGTAG
- a CDS encoding tetratricopeptide repeat protein yields MTGAIALALSVAQAGPVVAQQANTPPIGARQPAAPAATPTTPAPANSAVRLRAGEHPTYTRLVFDWPERVDFTANAEGQQVSIRFERNAPIDIGRLAQFPPRGISGLAVRNDGAASIVSFTMSEGSSLKSWRDGAKVVLDVNRSAEAKAPDTPKAESPKPAEPARPAQVPAPAPAPAPAQAQAQAQAPSPQRPATPPASAAAPAAVAPAPAQPPAAQPPAAAPQRNTLPTPAPVAQQPATQQPAAPAAVPGSGGVPLAAPVAGVGTAPLGTFMPAPLTDRLTGAPLVPAVDSTRTGPLLNFPWTRPVAVSAFMRNGMLWIVFDRDAQVDLRPITTRDWGGAINGIEQLPVPGLTVLRLSVPSSTTATFARRNAGWQISINTLQPEQLVAREAAPGSIPEDPNALQTRLPEIDVRRQLDADGGAKLFFAANDPGAELSVPDPDTGDRLIVVPFAGANAGVPGRRDFIELSVLPSFQGFAVQPNTDNLVISRFPRGVEIGTPNGLSLSAPRGANPRSGTIDILQFGEWRRVEGKTYAEQEENLLRRIGLSSANQRQPARLALAQFYSANDMQPEALGVLARARAEQPDLERDKLYRALRGIAYLRIGRLTDSANDLESKIFDDDPDVLAYRGMLAAERDDWPSARRSFSLAGAAVAKFPPELRASLRLSMARAWLAGGDVNAATSELRALDSDTLSRGQEAEGNYIRGLLADATNKPEEAIRFFDMASGSGDRRARALAEFAKTEMMLNRKLINTQQAIERLDSLRFAWRGGPYEFNLLRRLGELQFAVGDLRSGITTFRQIVKYFPRSPEMPLLSKQMSDEFAKLFLDGGAQSLPPLVALALYYDYRELTPVGPEGDEIIGKLADRLVSVDLLNRAAELLEHQIQYRLRGEARARTGARLAVVYLLDRNPDAALKSLQGTNAQNLPPALQQERRLLEARGLGDLERFPEALNLLGQDQSPDALALRAELHWRAKDWVAFARVAGQLLGNRAADPTPMSADERKLVLQLAVAYALSNDTAALDVLRRSYDARLRDTPDAETFNAVVTSVSRNASDPRQLAQTIAQVGQYEAFMGRYRDRVAKGGLSAIN; encoded by the coding sequence GTGACCGGCGCCATCGCTCTCGCCTTGTCTGTCGCGCAGGCAGGGCCGGTTGTCGCCCAGCAGGCCAATACACCGCCGATCGGCGCGCGGCAGCCGGCGGCGCCAGCGGCCACTCCGACCACGCCAGCCCCCGCAAACAGCGCCGTTCGTCTGCGTGCTGGCGAGCATCCGACCTATACCCGTCTGGTCTTCGACTGGCCCGAGCGCGTCGATTTCACCGCGAATGCCGAAGGGCAGCAGGTCAGCATACGCTTCGAGCGCAACGCGCCCATCGATATCGGCCGGCTGGCGCAATTCCCGCCGCGCGGCATCAGCGGCCTTGCCGTGCGCAACGACGGGGCAGCCAGCATCGTCAGTTTCACCATGAGCGAAGGCAGCAGCCTGAAATCCTGGCGCGATGGCGCCAAGGTGGTGCTCGATGTGAACCGCTCCGCCGAAGCCAAGGCGCCAGATACACCTAAAGCTGAATCGCCGAAGCCGGCGGAACCGGCGCGTCCGGCCCAGGTCCCGGCTCCGGCGCCAGCCCCGGCCCCGGCCCAGGCCCAGGCCCAGGCCCAGGCCCCGTCACCGCAGCGACCTGCCACGCCGCCCGCGTCCGCCGCTGCGCCGGCGGCTGTTGCGCCGGCGCCCGCCCAGCCTCCCGCAGCGCAGCCCCCGGCAGCGGCGCCTCAGCGCAACACCCTGCCCACGCCTGCGCCTGTGGCCCAACAGCCTGCGACACAGCAGCCTGCTGCTCCGGCGGCAGTGCCGGGTAGCGGCGGTGTGCCGCTCGCGGCCCCGGTTGCCGGGGTTGGCACCGCGCCGCTCGGCACCTTCATGCCGGCACCCCTCACGGATCGACTGACCGGTGCGCCGCTGGTGCCCGCAGTGGACTCCACACGCACCGGCCCGCTACTGAATTTCCCCTGGACGCGGCCGGTGGCGGTCAGCGCTTTCATGCGCAACGGCATGCTGTGGATCGTGTTCGACCGCGATGCGCAAGTCGATCTGCGTCCGATCACCACGCGCGACTGGGGCGGCGCCATCAATGGCATCGAGCAGTTGCCGGTGCCCGGCCTGACCGTGCTGCGGCTCAGCGTGCCGAGTTCCACCACCGCCACCTTCGCGCGTCGCAATGCCGGCTGGCAGATCAGCATCAACACCCTGCAGCCCGAACAGCTGGTGGCGCGTGAAGCCGCACCGGGCAGCATTCCCGAAGATCCCAATGCCCTGCAGACGCGCCTGCCCGAAATCGATGTACGTCGCCAGCTTGATGCCGATGGCGGCGCGAAACTGTTCTTCGCCGCCAATGATCCCGGCGCCGAGCTCAGCGTGCCGGATCCGGATACCGGCGACCGCCTGATCGTGGTTCCCTTTGCCGGCGCCAATGCCGGCGTGCCGGGCCGGCGCGACTTCATTGAGTTGAGCGTGCTGCCGAGCTTCCAGGGCTTTGCCGTTCAGCCCAATACCGACAACCTGGTGATCAGCCGCTTCCCCCGCGGCGTCGAGATCGGCACGCCGAATGGCCTTTCGCTGTCGGCGCCGCGCGGCGCCAATCCGCGCAGCGGAACCATTGATATCCTGCAGTTCGGCGAATGGCGCCGCGTCGAGGGCAAGACCTATGCCGAGCAGGAGGAAAACCTGCTGCGCCGCATCGGCCTTAGCAGTGCGAACCAGCGGCAGCCCGCGCGACTGGCGCTGGCGCAGTTCTATTCCGCCAACGACATGCAGCCTGAAGCGCTTGGCGTTCTGGCCAGGGCGCGGGCGGAGCAGCCCGATCTGGAGCGCGACAAGCTGTATCGTGCGCTGCGCGGCATCGCCTATCTGCGCATTGGCCGTCTGACCGATTCTGCCAACGATCTCGAGTCCAAGATTTTCGACGACGATCCGGACGTACTCGCCTATCGCGGCATGCTGGCCGCCGAGCGCGACGACTGGCCGTCGGCACGGCGGTCGTTCTCGCTGGCCGGGGCCGCCGTGGCGAAATTCCCGCCTGAACTGCGGGCGTCCCTGCGCCTGTCCATGGCGCGCGCCTGGCTCGCCGGCGGCGACGTGAATGCGGCGACGTCGGAACTGCGCGCGCTCGACAGCGACACGCTCAGCCGCGGCCAGGAGGCCGAAGGCAATTACATCCGTGGCCTGCTGGCCGACGCCACCAACAAGCCCGAAGAGGCGATCCGCTTCTTCGACATGGCCTCGGGCAGTGGCGACCGCCGGGCGCGTGCGCTGGCGGAATTCGCCAAGACCGAGATGATGCTGAACCGCAAGCTGATCAATACGCAGCAGGCGATCGAGCGTCTGGACTCTCTGCGCTTTGCCTGGCGCGGCGGGCCTTACGAATTCAACCTGCTGCGGCGCCTGGGCGAGCTGCAGTTCGCCGTCGGCGACCTGCGCAGCGGCATCACGACCTTCCGCCAGATCGTGAAGTATTTCCCGCGTTCACCGGAAATGCCGCTGCTGTCCAAGCAGATGAGTGACGAATTCGCCAAGCTGTTCCTCGATGGCGGCGCGCAGTCGCTGCCGCCGCTGGTCGCCCTGGCGCTGTATTACGACTACCGCGAGCTGACGCCGGTCGGGCCGGAAGGCGACGAGATCATCGGCAAGCTGGCGGATCGCCTGGTTTCGGTCGACCTGCTCAACCGCGCCGCCGAGCTGCTGGAACACCAGATTCAGTATCGCCTGCGCGGCGAAGCCCGCGCCCGCACCGGCGCGCGGCTTGCCGTGGTCTATCTGCTCGATCGCAATCCCGATGCGGCGCTGAAGTCGCTGCAGGGCACCAATGCGCAGAATCTGCCGCCGGCCCTGCAGCAGGAACGCCGCCTGCTGGAAGCGCGCGGACTGGGCGATCTGGAACGGTTCCCCGAAGCGCTCAACCTGCTGGGTCAGGACCAGTCGCCGGATGCGCTGGCGCTGCGTGCCGAGCTGCACTGGCGCGCCAAGGACTGGGTGGCGTTTGCCCGCGTCGCCGGCCAGCTGCTCGGCAATCGCGCGGCCGATCCGACGCCGATGAGTGCCGATGAGCGCAAACTGGTGCTGCAGCTCGCTGTTGCCTATGCCCTGAGCAACGACACCGCGGCGCTGGATGTCCTGCGCCGCAGCTATGATGCGCGACTGCGCGATACGCCGGATGCCGAAACCTTCAATGCCGTCGTGACGTCGGTGTCGCGCAATGCCAGCGATCCACGCCAGCTGGCGCAGACGATCGCGCAGGTGGGCCAGTATGAAGCCTTCATGGGCCGCTATCGCGACCGTGTCGCCAAGGGCGGCCTCAGCGCGATCAACTAG
- the flgC gene encoding flagellar basal body rod protein FlgC: protein MELKNAMQISASGMRAQGERLKIISENLANSDSLGKTPGSDPYRRKVVSFKSELDRAMGANLVKAQKPQQDRSDFELKYDPGHPSANADGYVKMPNVKSVIEMADMREAQRTYEANLNVIDSAKAMLNRTVDLLRQ from the coding sequence ATGGAACTCAAGAACGCAATGCAGATTTCGGCCTCGGGCATGCGTGCCCAGGGCGAGCGTCTCAAGATCATCTCCGAAAATCTCGCCAACTCGGATTCGCTCGGCAAGACGCCGGGCAGCGATCCCTATCGCCGCAAGGTCGTCTCCTTCAAGTCGGAGCTGGACCGCGCGATGGGCGCCAATCTGGTCAAGGCGCAGAAGCCGCAGCAGGACAGGTCGGATTTCGAGCTGAAATACGATCCGGGCCACCCGTCCGCCAATGCCGATGGCTATGTGAAGATGCCAAACGTGAAGTCGGTGATCGAAATGGCCGACATGCGCGAAGCACAGCGCACCTACGAAGCCAACCTGAACGTGATCGACTCGGCCAAGGCGATGCTGAATCGCACGGTCGATCTGCTGCGTCAGTAA
- the fliQ gene encoding flagellar biosynthesis protein FliQ yields the protein MTAVEVTDVMREAIWVLLKVAGPAMIVSLVIGLIISLFQAVTQLQEPTLTFVPKIVAIFGALIITMPFMIGTMVTFMEHLAQRIAGLE from the coding sequence ATGACGGCCGTCGAAGTCACAGACGTTATGCGTGAAGCCATCTGGGTGCTGCTCAAGGTGGCCGGCCCGGCCATGATCGTGAGTCTGGTGATCGGCCTGATCATCTCGCTGTTCCAGGCGGTGACGCAGCTGCAGGAGCCAACCCTGACCTTCGTTCCGAAAATCGTGGCCATCTTCGGCGCCCTGATCATCACCATGCCGTTCATGATCGGCACCATGGTGACCTTCATGGAGCACCTGGCCCAGAGAATCGCCGGCCTGGAGTAA
- the flgB gene encoding flagellar basal body rod protein FlgB, which produces MDLDKINVIKAITRRMDWLGERQRVLAENVANADTPGYKPKDLKQVSFSELVRGSQLSGGVAATQAGHFRGLGGRSSDHWRNSTAKGYETSPNGNSVNLEQQMMNVAETQAEHGLMTNLYRKQVGMLRKALGNRQG; this is translated from the coding sequence ATGGATCTCGACAAGATCAACGTGATCAAGGCGATTACCCGGCGGATGGACTGGCTGGGTGAGCGTCAGCGCGTGCTGGCCGAGAATGTGGCCAATGCCGACACGCCGGGTTACAAGCCCAAGGACCTGAAGCAGGTCAGCTTCAGCGAGCTGGTGCGCGGCAGTCAGCTGTCCGGCGGTGTTGCCGCCACGCAGGCCGGCCATTTCCGCGGCCTGGGCGGGCGCAGCAGCGACCACTGGCGCAACAGCACTGCCAAAGGCTACGAAACCTCGCCGAACGGCAACTCGGTCAATCTCGAGCAGCAGATGATGAATGTTGCCGAGACCCAGGCCGAACACGGATTGATGACCAACCTTTACCGCAAGCAGGTTGGTATGCTGCGCAAGGCGTTGGGCAACCGCCAGGGCTAA
- the flhB gene encoding flagellar biosynthesis protein FlhB, with the protein MSEDADPESKTEDASGKRLQDAADKGNVAKSMEIGYWFTFLAASISLWMLADSLGSRVVNSTTMFFAQPHLIPVDPSQLARIAVDVSMNIALALSPIIGLFVLASVAASLLQNPFHVSLEKIKPDFAKLSPMAGLKRMFGMQNFVEFVKNMIKISVIGGILLTILIPELDELEVLIDLDLSVVLPLCLKIVAKVVGALLGIMFVVAAADYLYQRFNYMKNLRMTKQEVKEEYKEIEGDPHIKARLRQLRMQRARQRMMTAVPKASVIVTNPTHFAVALKYEQGQSEAPIVVAKGADNIAFRIRELATKHDIPIVENPPLARALYKVDLEQEIPVEHFRAVAEVISYIMKLKDGIQSKYEPKVATIETAEE; encoded by the coding sequence ATGTCGGAAGACGCTGACCCAGAATCCAAAACCGAAGACGCTTCCGGGAAACGGCTGCAGGATGCCGCCGACAAGGGCAACGTCGCCAAGTCGATGGAAATCGGCTACTGGTTCACCTTCCTGGCGGCCAGTATATCGCTTTGGATGCTGGCGGATTCGCTCGGCAGCCGGGTGGTCAACTCCACCACGATGTTCTTCGCCCAGCCGCATCTGATCCCGGTCGATCCCAGCCAACTGGCCCGCATCGCCGTCGACGTATCCATGAATATCGCACTGGCGCTCTCGCCGATCATCGGGCTGTTCGTGCTGGCCAGCGTGGCCGCCAGCCTGCTGCAGAATCCGTTTCATGTCAGCCTTGAGAAGATCAAGCCGGATTTCGCGAAGCTATCGCCGATGGCCGGCCTCAAGCGTATGTTCGGCATGCAGAACTTTGTCGAGTTCGTCAAGAACATGATCAAGATATCGGTGATCGGCGGCATCCTGCTCACCATCCTGATCCCCGAACTCGATGAGCTGGAAGTCCTGATCGATCTCGATCTGAGCGTCGTTCTGCCGCTCTGCCTCAAGATCGTCGCCAAGGTGGTCGGCGCGCTGCTCGGCATCATGTTCGTCGTCGCTGCTGCCGACTACCTGTATCAGCGCTTTAACTACATGAAGAATCTCCGCATGACCAAGCAGGAGGTCAAGGAAGAGTACAAGGAGATCGAAGGCGACCCGCATATCAAGGCGCGCCTGCGCCAGTTGCGCATGCAGCGTGCGCGCCAGCGCATGATGACAGCCGTGCCGAAGGCCAGCGTGATCGTCACCAACCCGACCCACTTTGCGGTGGCGCTGAAATACGAGCAGGGCCAGTCCGAAGCGCCGATTGTCGTGGCCAAGGGCGCCGACAACATCGCCTTCCGTATCCGCGAGCTCGCCACCAAGCATGACATCCCGATCGTGGAGAACCCGCCGCTGGCGCGCGCGCTCTACAAGGTGGATCTGGAGCAGGAAATTCCGGTCGAACATTTCCGCGCTGTCGCCGAGGTGATTTCCTACATCATGAAACTGAAGGACGGCATCCAGAGCAAATACGAACCCAAGGTTGCGACGATAGAGACGGCTGAAGAGTGA